The Blautia luti nucleotide sequence TTCTTCAGTTCATCCATAAAGGTACTGACATCTTTAAACTCCCTGTACACAGACGCAAATCTCACATACGCAACCGGATCTAAATCCTTCAGGTGATCCATAACGATCTCACCAATCTTATTGCTGGAGATCTCCTTTTCTTCTGTATGAAAGATCTCTCCTTCCACAGCATCCATCATCTCTTCAATCTTCTCAATAGGAATCGGACGTTTATAGCAGGCTCTGAGTATTCCCGCCTGGATCTTATTCCTGTCATACTGCTCTCTGTTCTGATCCTTCTTGATCACAGTTAATGGTATGGACTCTACCTTCTCATAAGTTGTAAATCTTCTTCCGCATGCATCACACAAACGGCGGCGGCGAATAGAATTGGTATCATCCACAGGTCTGGAATCCACAACCCTTGTATTATCCTGATTGCAAAATGGACATTTCATAAAAAAGTCCCCCTTATGTCATAATATTATAAGATGATAATGCTGTTTTTATCCTCCAGAACAGCGTCTTTTCTGTCTTTTATTATACTGTATCTACATTTGTCATGTCAATAAAATGCCACGCATAAATTCTCTGAACCCTGCATAAATTTAACAAAAATATCTCTTAAAAGAGTGAGTTTCCATGCGCATCTGTGAATTAAGACAGAAAGAAGTCATCAACACCTGTACCTGCCGCAGTCTGGGCTGTCCCATAGATATCGAATTTAACTGCAAGACCAGCTGTCTCACCGCCCTGATCCTCCCGGGCCCCGGACGATTCTGCTGTCTGTTCGGCCGTGAAAGTGAATATGTCATCCCCTGGGACTGTATCTGCCAGATCGGAGATGACATTATCCTGGTAGAGATTGACGAAGATAAATGTTTTGTCAAGGGCTGATATTTTTTATATTTTTCCCTCGAAAGTATAAATCCCCTCCTGTATGAGAATCATTTTATTAGCGGCAAATACCGCGGCATAAGATGATAAGGAGGATTCAAAGGATGGCACTGAACAAAGTAGAAATATGTGGAGTCAATACATCGAAACTTCCTGTTCTTAAAACAGAAGAAAAAGAGGAACTTTTCCGGCGGATCAAAGAAGGGGATGAACAGGCACGGGAGCTCTATATCAAAGGAAATCTGCGCCTTGTTCTAAGCGTGATCCGCCGTTTTCAGAACAGCAGCGAAAACCCGGATGATCTTTTCCAGATCGGCTGTATAGGACTGATCAA carries:
- the nrdR gene encoding transcriptional regulator NrdR, translating into MKCPFCNQDNTRVVDSRPVDDTNSIRRRRLCDACGRRFTTYEKVESIPLTVIKKDQNREQYDRNKIQAGILRACYKRPIPIEKIEEMMDAVEGEIFHTEEKEISSNKIGEIVMDHLKDLDPVAYVRFASVYREFKDVSTFMDELKKFMN
- a CDS encoding YlmC/YmxH family sporulation protein, producing the protein MRICELRQKEVINTCTCRSLGCPIDIEFNCKTSCLTALILPGPGRFCCLFGRESEYVIPWDCICQIGDDIILVEIDEDKCFVKG